From the genome of Streptomyces sp. NBC_00659, one region includes:
- a CDS encoding LamB/YcsF family protein yields the protein MTPIDLNADLGEGFGRWRLTDDEQLLSVVTSANVACGFHAGDAATMRRVCELAAERGVRIGAQVSYRDLAGFGRRAMDVPPDELAAEVAYQIGALEVFARAAGSRVAYVKPHGALYNRVVHDEEQAAAVVDGVLLAGADLPVLGLPSSRFLKIAEGAGLPVVPEAFADRAYTEEGTLVPRTQEGAVITEAEAVVERSLGLARSGVVTSRSGERVQVRARSLCLHGDTPGAVELARRVRARLESAGVLVRAFA from the coding sequence ATGACCCCCATCGATCTCAACGCCGATCTCGGCGAGGGCTTCGGCCGCTGGCGGCTGACCGACGACGAACAGCTGCTGTCCGTCGTGACCAGCGCCAATGTGGCCTGTGGTTTCCACGCCGGGGACGCGGCCACCATGCGGCGGGTGTGCGAGCTGGCGGCGGAGCGGGGGGTACGGATCGGCGCCCAGGTCTCCTACCGTGACCTGGCGGGGTTCGGGCGGCGGGCGATGGACGTGCCGCCCGACGAGCTGGCGGCCGAAGTGGCGTACCAGATCGGCGCCCTGGAGGTCTTCGCGCGCGCGGCGGGTTCGCGGGTGGCGTACGTGAAGCCGCACGGCGCGCTCTACAACCGGGTCGTGCACGACGAGGAGCAGGCGGCGGCGGTCGTCGACGGTGTCCTGCTGGCGGGCGCGGATCTGCCCGTGCTCGGTCTCCCGTCCTCGCGCTTCCTGAAGATCGCCGAGGGGGCCGGGCTGCCCGTCGTCCCGGAGGCGTTCGCGGACCGCGCGTACACGGAGGAGGGCACGCTGGTGCCGCGTACGCAGGAGGGCGCGGTGATCACGGAGGCCGAGGCCGTCGTCGAACGCTCCCTGGGCCTCGCGCGCTCCGGGGTGGTCACCTCCCGTTCCGGGGAGCGCGTGCAGGTCCGCGCGCGCTCCCTGTGCCTGCACGGGGACACACCGGGCGCGGTCGAACTGGCCCGCCGGGTGCGAGCCCGGCTGGAGTCCGCGGGCGTGCTCGTGCGGGCGTTCGCGTGA
- a CDS encoding GntR family transcriptional regulator yields MAELTELADDRALLGRTSTAERVSDILRSRIAEGFFPPGTRLSEDSIGGALGVSRNTLREAFRLLTHERLLVHELNRGVFVRVLTVEDVEDIYRTRSLVECAVVRGLGAPPYAVEGIAGAVSAGQRAAREGDWKGVATANIHFHRELVALAGSARTDEVMRSVFAELRLAFHVVDDPQRLHEPYLARNHEILQTLRAGDRDGAERLLAAYLDDSLAGLVEVYAHRVADGGEGAG; encoded by the coding sequence ATGGCAGAGCTGACGGAACTGGCCGACGATCGCGCCCTGTTGGGCCGCACCAGCACCGCCGAGCGGGTCTCGGACATCCTCAGGAGCCGGATCGCCGAGGGCTTCTTCCCGCCTGGGACGCGATTGTCGGAGGACAGCATCGGCGGCGCCCTCGGGGTCTCCCGCAACACGCTGCGCGAGGCGTTCCGGCTGCTCACGCACGAGCGGCTGCTGGTGCACGAACTCAACCGAGGGGTCTTCGTACGGGTGCTCACGGTCGAGGACGTCGAGGACATCTACCGCACCCGGTCCCTCGTCGAGTGCGCCGTGGTCCGCGGGCTTGGCGCGCCGCCCTATGCCGTGGAGGGGATCGCCGGAGCCGTTTCCGCCGGGCAGCGGGCGGCGCGCGAAGGTGACTGGAAAGGAGTGGCGACCGCCAACATCCACTTCCACCGCGAACTGGTCGCGCTCGCCGGCAGCGCCCGTACCGACGAGGTGATGCGCAGCGTCTTCGCGGAGCTGCGTCTCGCCTTCCACGTCGTGGACGACCCCCAGCGGCTCCACGAGCCCTACCTCGCGCGCAACCACGAGATCCTCCAGACCCTGCGGGCCGGCGACCGGGACGGCGCGGAGCGCCTCCTCGCGGCATATCTCGACGACTCGCTCGCCGGCCTCGTCGAGGTGTACGCGCACCGCGTGGCCGACGGGGGAGAGGGCGCCGGCTGA
- a CDS encoding MFS transporter: MSTTPPPQALTPGKQPVTGEPTAPEGAFGWLRALGPQGRRAFGGAFGGYGLDSYDYFTLPLSMVALAAYFGLDSGQTGLFTTVTLVVSAVGGAVAGVVADRIGRVKALMITVITYAVFTVACGFAPNYETLLVFRALQGLGFGGEWAVGAVLVAEYASPRNRGRTLGAVQSAWAVGWGLAVAVYTLVFQLLDDDLAWRVMFWTGALPALLVVWVRREVRDAPEAAAARERSAGKGSFAAIFRPGTAEVPGLLRTTFFAVLLSTGVQGGYYTLATWVPTYLKTERGLSVVGTGGYLTLLISGAFLGYLTGGLLTDRLGRKRNILLFAVLSAACVLAYANIPSGANTLLLVLGFPLGFCMSAIFSGFGSFLSELYPVAVRGTGQGFAYNTGRAVGAAFPTTVGFLADSWGVGGALVFGAIGYALAALALTGLPETRGKDLL, from the coding sequence ATGAGCACGACCCCTCCACCCCAGGCCCTGACCCCCGGCAAGCAACCCGTCACAGGTGAACCCACCGCCCCGGAAGGCGCGTTCGGCTGGCTGCGCGCCCTCGGCCCGCAGGGCCGGCGCGCGTTCGGCGGCGCGTTCGGCGGCTACGGCCTCGACTCGTACGACTACTTCACCCTGCCGCTGAGCATGGTCGCCCTCGCGGCGTACTTCGGCCTCGACAGCGGCCAGACCGGCCTGTTCACCACCGTCACACTGGTCGTGTCCGCGGTCGGCGGTGCCGTCGCGGGTGTGGTCGCGGACCGGATCGGACGCGTCAAAGCGCTGATGATCACGGTGATCACCTACGCGGTGTTCACCGTGGCCTGTGGCTTCGCGCCGAACTACGAGACGCTGCTGGTGTTCCGTGCGCTTCAGGGTCTCGGCTTCGGCGGCGAGTGGGCGGTCGGCGCCGTCCTGGTCGCCGAGTACGCGAGCCCCCGGAACCGCGGGCGTACGCTCGGCGCGGTCCAGAGCGCCTGGGCCGTCGGCTGGGGCCTCGCCGTGGCCGTCTACACGCTGGTCTTCCAGCTTCTCGACGACGACCTCGCCTGGCGCGTGATGTTCTGGACCGGCGCGCTGCCCGCTCTGCTCGTGGTCTGGGTCAGGCGCGAGGTGCGGGACGCGCCCGAGGCGGCCGCGGCGCGCGAGAGGAGCGCCGGCAAGGGGTCGTTCGCCGCGATCTTCAGGCCCGGCACGGCCGAGGTCCCGGGCCTGCTGCGCACCACCTTCTTCGCGGTCCTGCTCTCCACCGGTGTCCAGGGCGGCTACTACACGCTGGCCACCTGGGTGCCCACCTATCTGAAGACGGAGCGTGGACTGTCCGTCGTCGGTACCGGCGGCTATCTGACGCTCCTGATCTCCGGAGCCTTCCTCGGCTACCTCACCGGCGGTCTCCTCACCGACAGACTGGGCCGCAAGCGCAACATCCTGCTCTTCGCGGTCCTCTCCGCGGCCTGCGTCCTCGCCTACGCGAACATCCCGAGCGGCGCCAACACCCTTCTCCTGGTGCTCGGCTTCCCTCTCGGCTTCTGCATGTCGGCGATCTTCAGCGGTTTCGGCTCGTTCCTCAGCGAGCTGTACCCGGTGGCGGTGCGCGGCACGGGACAGGGCTTCGCGTACAACACCGGGCGTGCCGTCGGCGCGGCCTTCCCCACCACGGTCGGTTTCCTGGCCGACAGCTGGGGCGTCGGCGGAGCGCTGGTCTTCGGCGCGATCGGATACGCCCTCGCCGCGCTCGCCCTGACCGGACTCCCCGAGACGCGTGGCAAGGATCTCCTGTGA
- a CDS encoding SGNH/GDSL hydrolase family protein has translation MRPVRFVALGDSLTEGVGDPVGDGWRGWAELLAPGLAPADAPVRFTNLAVSGAQTRDVLERQTPAALALEPDIVSVVIGVNDTLRYTFDIHSVAERLDTVYAAFRARNAIVLTACLPDPGSMLGLPGALARPLARRQHAVNAVVHALSKRHGAMHLHAAEEAWLKDRAVWSADRLHPGELGHRQLALRFHELLAEEGVADGITPLAEAEFPAPTRAASLLWLATAGTGWVARRCTDLLPQLLTLAASEVRHRARGTSARLDLSASHAVASALAALSVAEQPDVA, from the coding sequence ATGAGACCGGTTCGGTTCGTCGCTCTCGGGGACTCCCTCACGGAGGGTGTGGGCGACCCCGTCGGGGACGGGTGGCGGGGGTGGGCCGAACTGCTCGCTCCGGGGCTCGCCCCGGCGGACGCGCCCGTGCGGTTCACCAACCTCGCGGTCAGCGGGGCGCAGACACGGGACGTCCTGGAACGGCAGACCCCGGCGGCGCTCGCCCTGGAGCCCGACATCGTCTCCGTCGTGATCGGCGTCAACGACACCCTGCGGTACACCTTCGACATCCACTCGGTGGCCGAACGGCTCGACACGGTGTACGCGGCGTTCCGCGCGCGGAACGCGATCGTGCTGACGGCCTGCCTCCCGGACCCCGGCTCGATGCTCGGGCTCCCGGGAGCGCTGGCCCGCCCGCTGGCCCGGCGTCAGCACGCGGTCAACGCGGTGGTGCACGCCCTCTCGAAGCGGCACGGGGCGATGCATCTGCACGCGGCGGAGGAGGCCTGGCTCAAGGACCGCGCCGTGTGGAGTGCCGACCGGCTGCACCCGGGGGAGCTGGGGCACCGTCAACTGGCCCTGCGCTTCCACGAGCTGCTCGCCGAGGAGGGCGTCGCCGACGGGATCACCCCGTTGGCCGAGGCCGAGTTCCCCGCGCCGACCCGTGCCGCGAGCCTTCTGTGGCTGGCCACGGCGGGAACGGGCTGGGTGGCCAGGCGCTGCACGGACCTGCTGCCCCAGCTGCTCACCCTCGCCGCGTCCGAGGTGCGCCACCGGGCCCGGGGCACCAGCGCCCGCCTCGACCTGAGCGCCTCGCACGCCGTCGCGTCCGCCCTGGCGGCCCTGTCCGTGGCGGAACAGCCGGACGTGGCCTGA
- a CDS encoding 5-oxoprolinase subunit B family protein has product MKTLPVGDRALLVEVPSGEAAQALHAELLRRRADGSLSVREIVPAARTVLLDGLDDPGRLAELLPGWEIPPLTARADDTVEIPVRYDGPDLADVAALWGVAVREVPEIHAAAGFRVAFCGFAPGFGYLTGLPARYDVPRRATPRTAVPAGSVALAGPYTGVYPRSSPGGWQLIGTTDALLWDHARVPAALLAPGARVRFVPQRCS; this is encoded by the coding sequence CTGAAGACCCTGCCCGTCGGCGACCGGGCGCTGCTGGTCGAGGTCCCCTCGGGGGAGGCCGCCCAGGCACTGCACGCCGAGCTGCTGCGACGCCGCGCGGACGGCTCGCTGTCCGTACGGGAGATCGTCCCGGCGGCCCGCACGGTGCTCCTGGACGGCCTGGACGACCCCGGCCGGCTCGCGGAGCTGCTGCCCGGCTGGGAGATCCCCCCGCTGACCGCGCGCGCGGACGACACCGTCGAGATCCCGGTACGGTACGACGGTCCCGACCTGGCGGATGTGGCTGCCCTGTGGGGGGTGGCGGTGCGCGAGGTGCCGGAGATCCACGCCGCGGCCGGGTTCCGGGTCGCCTTCTGCGGGTTCGCGCCCGGCTTCGGCTATCTCACCGGACTGCCGGCACGGTACGACGTGCCGCGCCGGGCGACCCCGCGCACGGCGGTGCCCGCGGGCTCCGTGGCGCTGGCGGGCCCGTACACCGGTGTGTACCCGCGCAGTTCGCCGGGTGGCTGGCAGCTCATCGGCACGACGGACGCGTTGTTGTGGGACCACGCGCGCGTACCGGCCGCGCTGCTGGCCCCCGGCGCGCGGGTGCGCTTCGTACCGCAGAGGTGTTCATGA
- a CDS encoding biotin-dependent carboxyltransferase family protein — protein sequence MSDRALAVVRAGALTTVQDQGRPGHAHLGVPCSGALDTPAAALANRLVANPAEAAVLETTVDGCALRPRSTVTVAVTGAPCPVRVDGRPVAWGAPVRVPAGALLDVGSARAGLRSYVAVSGGVAVDPVLGSRSTDLLSGLGPPPLTDGAVLPLGTLPLGSPGALHARVDVVPHRAPPAELVLRVTLGPRDGWFTGPALRTLTTRVYRVSSASNRIGLRTEGPSLERAVSGELPSEGLVLGAVQVPPDGRPVVFLADHPTTGGYPVIAVVRSADLPAAAQAVPGAPVRFLAVRRR from the coding sequence ATGAGCGACCGGGCCCTCGCGGTGGTGCGGGCCGGGGCCCTGACCACCGTCCAGGACCAGGGGCGGCCCGGGCACGCCCATCTCGGTGTGCCGTGCTCCGGAGCGCTCGACACGCCCGCGGCGGCGCTGGCCAACCGGCTCGTCGCCAACCCGGCCGAGGCCGCCGTACTGGAGACGACGGTCGACGGCTGTGCCCTGCGCCCCCGTTCGACGGTCACGGTGGCCGTGACCGGAGCACCCTGCCCGGTACGGGTGGACGGCCGCCCGGTCGCCTGGGGGGCTCCTGTCCGGGTGCCCGCGGGGGCGCTCCTGGACGTCGGCTCCGCGCGCGCGGGGCTACGGAGTTATGTGGCCGTGTCCGGCGGCGTGGCGGTCGATCCGGTGCTCGGCAGCCGCTCGACCGACCTGCTCTCGGGGCTCGGCCCGCCACCTCTGACGGACGGCGCGGTGCTTCCCCTGGGCACGCTTCCCCTGGGGAGTCCCGGCGCCCTTCACGCGCGCGTGGACGTCGTCCCGCACCGCGCCCCGCCCGCCGAGCTGGTGCTGCGCGTGACGCTCGGCCCACGCGACGGCTGGTTCACCGGGCCGGCCCTGCGGACGCTCACGACGCGCGTGTACCGGGTCTCGTCGGCGAGCAACCGCATCGGCCTGCGCACGGAGGGGCCCTCGCTGGAGAGGGCCGTCTCCGGCGAACTCCCCAGTGAGGGCCTGGTGCTGGGTGCCGTCCAGGTGCCGCCCGACGGCCGCCCGGTCGTCTTCCTCGCCGACCATCCGACCACCGGGGGCTACCCGGTGATCGCGGTCGTCCGGTCCGCCGATCTCCCGGCGGCCGCTCAGGCGGTCCCGGGAGCCCCGGTGCGGTTCCTGGCCGTTCGCCGTCGCTGA
- a CDS encoding putative hydro-lyase: MPGDGSPGPLKTPGHARAWTPGRARRRFRSGLSVPTAGIAAGHAQANLVSVPADWAYEMLLFCQRNPKPCPVLDVTDAGSWTTVLAPGADLRTDLPGYRVWEHGALAAEPTDVVDHWRSDLVSFLIGCSFTFEWALSSAGVPLRHIEQGRNVSMYVTTRQCRPAGRLRGPMVVSMRPVPPEHLGTAIRESSLLPAVHGSPVHCGDPSGLGIEDLSRPDFGDPVVVAPDDIPVFWACGVTPQAAVMASRPPFAITHAPGRMFITDTRDEQYRVA, encoded by the coding sequence CTGCCCGGGGACGGCTCACCGGGCCCGCTGAAGACCCCCGGCCACGCGCGCGCGTGGACCCCCGGGAGGGCCCGCAGGCGGTTCCGTTCGGGGCTGTCGGTTCCCACCGCCGGGATCGCCGCGGGCCACGCCCAGGCCAACCTCGTGTCGGTGCCCGCCGACTGGGCGTACGAGATGCTGCTGTTCTGCCAGCGCAACCCGAAACCGTGTCCCGTCCTCGACGTCACCGACGCCGGTTCCTGGACCACCGTGCTCGCCCCGGGCGCCGACCTGCGCACCGATCTGCCGGGCTACCGGGTGTGGGAGCACGGCGCGTTGGCGGCCGAGCCCACGGACGTCGTCGACCACTGGCGGTCCGACCTGGTGTCGTTCCTGATCGGGTGCAGCTTCACCTTCGAGTGGGCGCTGAGCTCCGCGGGTGTCCCGCTGCGCCACATCGAGCAGGGCCGCAACGTCTCGATGTACGTGACGACGCGTCAGTGCCGGCCGGCGGGGCGGCTGCGCGGCCCCATGGTCGTGTCGATGCGTCCGGTGCCGCCCGAACACCTGGGCACGGCGATCCGGGAGAGCAGTCTGCTGCCCGCCGTACACGGCAGTCCGGTGCACTGCGGCGACCCCTCGGGGCTGGGCATCGAGGATCTCTCGCGCCCCGACTTCGGCGATCCGGTGGTCGTGGCCCCGGACGACATCCCGGTGTTCTGGGCCTGCGGAGTGACGCCGCAGGCTGCCGTGATGGCATCCCGTCCGCCGTTCGCGATCACCCACGCGCCCGGCCGGATGTTCATCACGGACACCCGTGACGAGCAGTACCGAGTGGCCTGA